The following proteins come from a genomic window of Novosphingobium aromaticivorans DSM 12444:
- a CDS encoding IS6 family transposase — MSRACKSANPFRYFNSSPEIIRLAVLMYVRFPLSLRNVEDLLAERGIDICHETVRLWWNRFGPMFASEIRRQRVSRMRGFRQWRWHLDEVFVKINGERHYLWRAVDHEGEVLESYVTKTRDKAAALTFLKKALKRHGRAEAIVTDGLRSYPAAMRQLGNLDRRKMGRWLNNRVENSHLPFRRRERAMLRFRQMKTLQKFASVHGSLHNHFSQDRHLIDRKTYKQRRSAALAEWQTLMA; from the coding sequence ATGTCCCGTGCCTGCAAATCAGCCAACCCGTTCAGGTATTTCAACTCCTCGCCGGAGATCATTCGGCTGGCGGTGCTGATGTATGTCCGTTTTCCGCTGTCCCTGCGCAACGTCGAGGACTTGCTCGCTGAGCGCGGCATCGACATCTGCCACGAGACGGTTAGGCTGTGGTGGAACCGGTTCGGACCGATGTTCGCGTCAGAGATCCGGCGCCAGCGTGTCAGTCGGATGCGTGGATTTCGTCAGTGGCGCTGGCACCTTGATGAAGTGTTCGTCAAGATCAACGGCGAGCGCCATTACCTGTGGCGGGCGGTGGATCACGAGGGAGAGGTACTCGAGAGCTACGTTACCAAAACCCGCGACAAGGCTGCGGCTCTGACTTTCCTGAAGAAGGCATTGAAGCGGCACGGTCGGGCCGAAGCAATCGTGACCGATGGCCTTCGGTCATACCCGGCCGCGATGCGCCAACTCGGCAATCTTGATCGCCGGAAAATGGGGCGATGGCTAAACAATCGGGTGGAGAACAGCCACCTGCCATTTCGCCGACGAGAACGGGCGATGCTGCGTTTCAGGCAGATGAAGACGTTGCAGAAGTTCGCCTCCGTCCATGGCTCGCTCCATAACCATTTTTCCCAGGACCGTCACCTCATCGATCGCAAGACCTACAAGCAGCGTCGCTCGGCAGCCCTTGCCGAGTGGCAGACACTCATGGCCTGA
- a CDS encoding transposase produces MTDSNPRNYVHAEVLGGVQRRRRWTPEEKLRMVEETFLPGNSVSRVARMHGVAPNQLFGWRRQAASGALTATRAGGEGSCQSNRNLSPICATWADCAGLQAMSVCHSARAAERRCL; encoded by the coding sequence ATGACCGACAGTAATCCCAGGAACTATGTGCATGCGGAGGTTCTCGGAGGGGTTCAGCGCCGTAGGCGCTGGACCCCGGAAGAGAAGCTCCGCATGGTCGAAGAGACCTTCCTGCCCGGCAACAGCGTGTCGCGTGTGGCGCGCATGCACGGGGTGGCACCGAACCAGCTGTTTGGCTGGCGCCGCCAGGCGGCAAGCGGCGCCCTGACCGCCACCCGCGCAGGCGGCGAGGGGAGCTGTCAGTCTAATCGCAACTTGTCTCCGATTTGCGCGACTTGGGCAGATTGCGCGGGTCTTCAGGCCATGAGTGTCTGCCACTCGGCAAGGGCTGCCGAGCGACGCTGCTTGTAG
- a CDS encoding aromatic ring-hydroxylating dioxygenase subunit alpha: protein MTNTRPNFVRNCWYVAGWDYEFTAGKPHPRTFLAEPVVFYRKGDGTLVAMADRCVHRLAPLSLGRLEGDDIRCMYHGMRFTADGKCVEIPGQDMIPSSACIQTYPVVEKGSWAWIWMGDPHLADAALLPDARGLDDPVWVLKSGQLDYAAPHELINDNLLDLSHLAYVHVASFGATPGWITQQPRTTQIERGVRVERWVESAPPLPPLPSLAAYESVDMWASYEFLIPGVFLMYTSLHPPGTAKGSNHAAPAGDVLFSNFTCQAVTPLTAGSSRYFFSWGPGSQFGGEEIAQQMIDVAMAAFLEDKLIIEAQARIIAMSPGEKIMPNAADRTVTIFQRMMERMKHPASTSS from the coding sequence ATGACCAATACACGCCCGAATTTTGTCCGGAATTGCTGGTATGTCGCTGGCTGGGATTATGAATTCACCGCAGGAAAACCGCACCCGCGCACTTTCCTTGCCGAACCTGTCGTCTTTTACCGCAAGGGTGACGGAACTCTGGTGGCGATGGCCGATAGATGTGTGCACCGCCTTGCGCCGCTTTCCCTTGGCCGTCTGGAAGGCGACGATATCCGCTGCATGTACCATGGGATGCGTTTCACTGCAGACGGCAAATGCGTTGAAATTCCCGGGCAAGACATGATTCCCTCATCAGCCTGCATCCAGACTTATCCTGTGGTCGAGAAAGGCAGTTGGGCATGGATATGGATGGGCGATCCACACTTGGCGGACGCAGCACTTCTGCCTGACGCACGCGGCCTGGACGATCCTGTATGGGTCTTGAAATCGGGTCAGCTGGACTATGCCGCACCGCATGAACTGATCAACGACAATCTGCTGGACCTGTCTCACCTCGCCTACGTCCACGTAGCCTCGTTCGGAGCGACGCCCGGATGGATCACGCAGCAGCCGCGCACGACCCAGATCGAACGAGGCGTCCGCGTCGAGCGCTGGGTCGAAAGCGCACCGCCGCTGCCACCCCTGCCCTCGCTTGCCGCGTATGAAAGCGTCGACATGTGGGCCAGCTATGAGTTTCTGATCCCCGGCGTATTTCTGATGTACACGTCACTCCATCCCCCTGGCACCGCTAAGGGGAGCAATCATGCTGCGCCAGCGGGCGATGTGCTATTTTCCAATTTTACCTGCCAGGCCGTAACCCCGCTCACTGCGGGCAGCTCACGCTATTTCTTTTCGTGGGGACCCGGATCTCAATTCGGCGGCGAGGAAATTGCGCAGCAGATGATCGACGTGGCGATGGCTGCCTTCCTTGAGGACAAGCTGATCATTGAGGCGCAGGCCCGCATCATCGCGATGTCGCCTGGCGAGAAGATCATGCCCAACGCCGCAGACCGGACTGTCACGATTTTCCAGCGGATGATGGAGCGGATGAAACACCCCGCCAGCACTTCCTCCTAA
- a CDS encoding FAD-binding protein translates to MTDLNPLLARLAAAGTRITAIERPTDLAMLKASLARIRGVNANHVVAMDAFGTGLVLPEKQGPAQLIDLTGMARIIDLDADYALTLVEPGVTFRQLGAEITKRLLPLSIDATVHPDVSVAAATLSRQFGYTPYGDRVLMQCGAEVVLPGGDVVRLGMGAVPKSRTWQMFKHNFGPYLDGLFTQSDMGVVSQLGLWLSPLPPELRALRIELDDSAAADQLIDALRPLRTANVIAHNIALTSAAFDRASFGVRGSDKMLLTTALTGLPKTLAVYWPMIAKIIAETPGARMLPDDNAPEWTARKHLLAGQVLPGAPPPVPFIDFQAPASSGILSRAHEVLGATAVEYLLTGRTLMARVLSPEDGPGLVAAAATAGFGIVSQSLEFESAARTVRSKSALAQVHKRLRDALYA, encoded by the coding sequence ATGACCGATCTCAATCCTCTTCTCGCCCGCCTTGCCGCCGCCGGCACGCGGATCACCGCGATCGAACGGCCCACCGACCTCGCCATGCTCAAGGCTTCGCTTGCCCGCATTCGCGGGGTCAACGCCAACCATGTCGTTGCCATGGATGCCTTTGGAACGGGCCTGGTCCTGCCCGAGAAGCAAGGTCCGGCGCAGTTGATCGACCTGACCGGCATGGCTCGCATCATCGATCTGGACGCCGATTATGCGCTGACACTGGTCGAACCTGGCGTAACCTTCCGCCAACTGGGCGCAGAGATCACAAAAAGGCTGCTACCTTTGTCGATCGACGCGACGGTCCATCCCGATGTCTCGGTCGCCGCCGCCACGCTTTCCCGCCAGTTCGGCTACACGCCCTATGGCGACCGTGTGCTGATGCAGTGCGGCGCCGAGGTCGTGTTGCCCGGCGGCGACGTAGTGCGCCTCGGCATGGGTGCAGTGCCAAAATCGCGCACATGGCAAATGTTCAAGCACAACTTCGGGCCGTACCTCGACGGGCTTTTCACCCAGTCGGACATGGGTGTGGTTTCCCAACTCGGCCTGTGGCTTTCCCCCTTGCCGCCTGAACTGCGCGCCTTGCGGATCGAACTCGACGATAGCGCCGCTGCGGACCAGTTGATCGACGCTCTGCGTCCGCTGCGTACTGCCAATGTCATCGCCCACAACATCGCCTTGACGAGCGCTGCCTTCGACCGGGCCAGTTTTGGTGTACGCGGATCGGACAAAATGCTGCTGACCACGGCATTGACCGGTCTGCCCAAAACACTCGCCGTATATTGGCCGATGATCGCGAAAATCATAGCAGAAACGCCCGGTGCACGGATGTTGCCAGACGATAACGCGCCCGAATGGACTGCGCGCAAACACCTGCTTGCCGGTCAGGTACTACCCGGTGCACCACCGCCCGTACCTTTCATCGATTTCCAGGCTCCGGCCAGCAGCGGCATCTTGTCGCGGGCACACGAAGTGCTGGGCGCTACAGCCGTTGAATACTTGCTGACCGGGCGCACGCTCATGGCGCGGGTGCTTTCACCCGAAGACGGCCCCGGACTTGTCGCCGCGGCCGCGACGGCCGGCTTCGGTATCGTTTCGCAATCGCTGGAGTTCGAGAGCGCGGCCCGAACGGTCCGGTCCAAGTCTGCGCTGGCACAAGTCCACAAGCGCTTACGAGACGCACTTTACGCCTAA
- a CDS encoding helix-turn-helix domain-containing protein, which produces MILGELNRVRKQRNISLKLLAMQLGVSEPTVMRWLRGQALTVEVLDQLCVCLGTDLRSLIENACEPETERLSLRQERILAADRRLSLIFFLILNGAQRDSLERDFGIEPSKCDELIERLVRLGLVTKASNGRLRSLVSRSVRWQAGGPLATVFERTVLSMMLGPAFGRQGTHYVSQFALLDEEGREYVFSRFEALCEEILRGPGYVGHPSPEREWSSIFMMTRPIGIAEMRSWMEADPT; this is translated from the coding sequence ATGATCCTCGGTGAACTGAATCGCGTGCGTAAGCAGCGCAATATCTCGTTGAAACTTCTAGCTATGCAATTAGGCGTGTCGGAACCAACGGTCATGCGATGGCTTCGCGGGCAAGCTCTTACCGTTGAGGTCCTTGACCAACTGTGCGTTTGTTTGGGCACTGACTTGAGGAGCTTGATCGAAAACGCCTGCGAACCTGAAACGGAGCGCCTGTCGCTTCGTCAGGAAAGAATTTTAGCTGCGGACCGGCGCCTGTCGCTTATCTTCTTTCTGATCCTGAATGGTGCGCAGCGAGATTCGCTGGAACGCGACTTCGGGATCGAACCGTCGAAATGCGACGAACTAATCGAGAGGTTGGTACGTCTCGGCCTGGTCACAAAGGCGAGCAACGGGCGCTTGCGTTCGCTCGTTAGCAGATCCGTCCGCTGGCAGGCCGGTGGACCATTGGCAACGGTCTTCGAACGCACCGTGCTGTCGATGATGCTCGGCCCGGCTTTCGGTCGCCAAGGCACACATTATGTTTCCCAGTTCGCACTTCTCGACGAGGAAGGCAGGGAATATGTCTTCTCTCGTTTCGAGGCGCTGTGCGAGGAAATTTTGCGTGGCCCCGGATATGTCGGGCACCCCTCTCCCGAGCGGGAGTGGAGTTCGATTTTCATGATGACACGCCCGATCGGGATCGCCGAAATGCGGTCATGGATGGAAGCTGATCCTACTTGA
- a CDS encoding phytanoyl-CoA dioxygenase family protein — translation MVAVRDLTVEEIATFQSQGWVHVPGLISAELAGRLFERAQDVMGVDALVSTGAGGGADEDAFADYKNILRNYLGMWRVEPLMKELSHSPHLAQNISRILRGRPIRFFNDEVLVKPPIEQGGKATPWHQDFPHSPFDRTGLVNIWFALTDLPADGGAMSFLTGSHRQGPLGRTLLDSDDVLAQNPWLAEECPPSPVPAMKAGDATIHGDLTVHGGPAFNGPHWRWAYLVNLLDATVRYSGGPSYGENFDGIEPNKPFPSDRFPVLCGGAA, via the coding sequence ATGGTAGCCGTCAGAGATCTTACTGTCGAAGAGATTGCCACATTTCAAAGTCAAGGTTGGGTGCATGTCCCAGGCCTGATCTCGGCTGAACTAGCCGGCCGGCTGTTCGAGCGCGCGCAGGATGTCATGGGGGTTGACGCGCTTGTCTCGACCGGGGCCGGCGGCGGCGCAGACGAAGACGCGTTCGCGGACTACAAGAATATCCTGCGCAATTATCTCGGTATGTGGCGCGTCGAGCCTCTTATGAAGGAACTGTCGCATTCGCCTCACTTGGCCCAGAATATCTCCCGAATCTTGCGGGGTCGTCCTATCCGCTTCTTCAACGACGAAGTCCTGGTCAAACCTCCGATAGAGCAGGGAGGCAAGGCCACCCCCTGGCATCAGGACTTTCCTCATTCCCCATTCGACAGAACGGGCCTGGTCAATATCTGGTTCGCTCTCACGGATCTTCCAGCCGACGGTGGCGCGATGTCGTTCCTCACCGGCTCTCATCGCCAAGGCCCTCTGGGACGCACGTTGCTCGATAGCGATGATGTACTGGCGCAAAATCCATGGTTAGCAGAAGAGTGCCCTCCATCTCCGGTCCCAGCCATGAAGGCGGGCGATGCTACAATCCATGGCGATCTTACCGTTCACGGCGGACCCGCGTTCAATGGGCCACACTGGCGCTGGGCCTATCTGGTAAACCTGCTGGACGCGACGGTGCGCTATTCCGGTGGCCCAAGCTATGGTGAGAACTTCGACGGAATAGAACCAAACAAACCTTTCCCTTCCGATCGCTTCCCGGTCCTTTGCGGAGGGGCAGCATGA
- a CDS encoding aromatic ring-hydroxylating dioxygenase subunit alpha has protein sequence MNAPTHTNTRYLENAWYVAALSSEVQGQALFHRKILDISVMIYRLSDGSPTALRDRCPHRFAPLHMGKREGDEISCFYHALRFNSVGTCTHNPHGNGNIPDGANVRAFPLLERHGFIWIWMGEQTADPDLLPDFSPLEDSGPNAVGYTYMHMDANFELIVDNVMDLSHIDHVHGEIISTRGKLSPKIPKIRSTSRSISSRWEWEQQPAMLILAPFLPAPDAEARQYFDITWTPPANIQLSVGAVQGELSFDEAVMQYDLHTATPETQFTTHYFFATRRNHDTDNAEYNAMKIKAMHDTFEAEDGPIITGVQREMGDTDFFDLNPVLMSNDVGPVRVRKLLRKLIEEERADDYHKSE, from the coding sequence ATGAACGCCCCAACTCACACTAATACGCGATACCTGGAAAATGCCTGGTATGTCGCAGCCCTTTCCTCGGAAGTTCAAGGACAGGCGCTATTCCACAGGAAGATCCTCGATATTTCGGTAATGATTTACCGACTTTCCGACGGCTCGCCCACTGCGCTTCGTGATCGCTGCCCACATCGCTTTGCGCCGCTGCACATGGGCAAACGGGAAGGCGACGAAATTTCCTGTTTTTATCATGCGCTGCGCTTCAACAGCGTCGGCACCTGCACTCATAATCCGCACGGTAATGGCAACATCCCGGATGGGGCAAACGTCCGGGCGTTCCCGTTGCTGGAGCGCCACGGCTTCATATGGATCTGGATGGGTGAGCAGACAGCCGACCCGGATCTCCTGCCCGACTTCAGTCCTCTTGAGGACAGCGGCCCCAACGCCGTGGGCTATACCTACATGCACATGGACGCTAATTTCGAACTGATCGTCGACAACGTAATGGACCTGAGCCACATCGACCATGTCCATGGCGAAATCATTTCGACACGGGGGAAATTGTCGCCCAAGATACCAAAAATACGCTCCACCTCGCGCTCGATCTCGTCGCGCTGGGAGTGGGAGCAACAACCGGCGATGCTGATTCTTGCACCGTTTCTTCCCGCTCCTGATGCCGAGGCACGCCAATATTTCGACATCACCTGGACGCCACCCGCCAATATCCAGTTGTCTGTTGGTGCGGTTCAGGGGGAACTGAGTTTCGACGAAGCCGTAATGCAGTACGACCTGCATACCGCCACCCCCGAAACTCAGTTCACGACGCATTATTTCTTTGCTACGCGGCGCAATCACGATACCGACAATGCCGAATACAACGCCATGAAAATCAAGGCGATGCACGACACTTTCGAAGCCGAGGACGGACCGATCATCACCGGTGTCCAGCGCGAAATGGGCGATACTGATTTCTTCGACCTGAACCCTGTGCTGATGTCCAACGACGTCGGCCCGGTCCGTGTCCGCAAACTACTGCGGAAGTTGATTGAGGAAGAGCGCGCCGACGATTACCACAAATCTGAATAA
- a CDS encoding nuclear transport factor 2 family protein, which translates to MTADDMLSIQQAVAAYGAALDGAEVSLFERCFTQDAELFLVGFKQTVDEYVAQCQKAYNLLEAMHHHCATTLLDCDRKSDGSIGGRTPFVAYHFGKSHSEPLVIGGEYLDVFCRTSKGWRIARRTGRARWQMGDPTMLAPLMDRPPTILA; encoded by the coding sequence ATGACCGCCGATGATATGCTATCAATCCAGCAGGCAGTAGCAGCCTACGGAGCCGCACTGGATGGCGCAGAGGTGAGCCTCTTTGAGCGCTGCTTCACGCAAGACGCCGAGTTGTTTCTGGTTGGCTTCAAACAGACGGTCGACGAGTATGTAGCTCAATGCCAGAAAGCCTATAACTTGCTTGAGGCAATGCATCATCATTGTGCCACGACGCTACTTGATTGCGACCGGAAATCGGATGGCTCGATCGGAGGCCGGACGCCGTTCGTCGCCTATCATTTCGGCAAAAGCCACAGCGAACCGCTAGTCATCGGCGGCGAATATCTCGATGTCTTTTGCCGAACCAGCAAGGGATGGCGCATCGCGCGGAGAACTGGCAGAGCGCGATGGCAAATGGGCGATCCGACAATGCTGGCCCCCTTAATGGACAGACCACCTACGATCTTGGCGTAG
- a CDS encoding TonB-dependent receptor, producing MKLITSTALATIFAMAAPAHAQEQSVTEEDSGGIAEIVVTAQKRVENVQDVPIAISAFTANSLKERAVGDVSSLANISPNVSLDAGTPFSGSTSVLSAYIRGIGQNDFAANLDPGVGVYLDGVYLARTVGANLDLPDVERVEILKGPQGTLFGRNTIGGAISIVTRNPGKELSFNGDITTGRYNRLDVKGTANIPITETLGASLTFSSKDRDGFQQRVDYPGAGRFVNDVDQAFRSNYYQGANSNGGSNEWTVRSKLRWEASSRLRLTLSGDYLRQDQAATANNVLAVTANDPGPFAPTADRALVIPGLGATALYDASSGLAPNGFNFAGLYNFCIGSTGAEIAARNATALCGPRGTPLNPGQQLGGLASVNVDGDPNNDRLPIDNRWVTTDPDKTYATGNSYSKMKNWGIGGTVDFDLSDSISLKSITSYRKIDWSSGLDADNAPIRILEFAFSLRQWQFSQEFQLTGHAFDKKLNYVLGAYYFKENNDLNDFVTFNQGLLQIAGPNKLKTKNYAFFGQVDYRLNDLIGITVGGRYTHEDKGINGGQSDLNGFNYKLFNCPVFGDPCSTPLGFTNPSQPLRYYVTPTQNKSFSNFSPKFGLQLHPADDLMIYGSFAKGYKTGGWTTRLSNPLPYAPSFDEEKAESFEVGLKSTLLDRRLQINAAAFTTKFDGIQLNFQQGVSPTIQNAGTARIKGFEVELTVAPIRNFSVATSVGYTDAYYTSVLPQAIVAPNSHQAGTAIGVSLPKTPKWKFNVSPRYEVSLGAAGSLLLLADYTHTSSQWNDTERTLTLLRPATDLLNASATYKAMNGVWELTAGGTNITSERFLTSGGTQQNGAGIIFGTPNRPAEWYLRFGMKF from the coding sequence ATGAAACTGATTACATCCACAGCATTGGCCACGATCTTCGCCATGGCGGCACCCGCCCACGCGCAGGAACAGTCGGTCACCGAGGAAGATTCAGGCGGAATCGCGGAAATTGTCGTCACCGCGCAAAAGCGCGTGGAGAACGTACAGGACGTGCCCATCGCCATTTCGGCCTTCACCGCCAACTCTCTGAAGGAACGCGCCGTCGGCGATGTATCCTCGCTGGCCAACATTTCGCCGAACGTCTCGCTGGATGCGGGCACGCCGTTTTCCGGCTCAACCTCGGTGCTGTCAGCCTATATCCGCGGCATCGGCCAGAATGATTTCGCCGCCAATCTCGATCCCGGCGTAGGCGTATACCTGGATGGCGTATATCTCGCTCGCACCGTTGGCGCGAACCTTGATCTGCCCGATGTGGAGCGGGTCGAAATCCTGAAAGGCCCGCAGGGCACGCTGTTTGGCCGCAATACCATCGGCGGTGCGATCTCGATCGTGACGCGCAATCCCGGCAAGGAACTGTCGTTCAACGGCGACATCACCACGGGCCGGTACAACCGCCTGGACGTCAAGGGTACGGCCAACATCCCCATTACCGAAACACTGGGCGCCAGCCTGACGTTTTCGAGCAAGGACCGGGACGGTTTCCAGCAGCGGGTCGACTATCCCGGTGCTGGCCGCTTCGTGAACGACGTCGATCAGGCCTTCCGATCGAACTATTATCAGGGCGCGAACAGCAACGGTGGTTCAAACGAATGGACGGTGCGCAGCAAATTACGCTGGGAAGCCAGCAGCCGCCTTCGCCTGACGCTTTCCGGCGACTATTTGCGGCAAGATCAGGCCGCGACCGCCAATAATGTGCTCGCCGTAACCGCCAATGATCCCGGCCCGTTTGCACCCACCGCTGACCGCGCTCTGGTCATTCCCGGGCTTGGAGCGACCGCCCTTTACGACGCTTCGTCCGGCCTTGCCCCCAATGGCTTCAACTTTGCCGGCCTTTACAACTTCTGCATCGGCTCGACCGGAGCCGAGATCGCCGCGCGAAATGCCACAGCCCTGTGCGGCCCGCGCGGAACGCCTCTCAACCCTGGGCAGCAACTGGGCGGACTTGCCAGCGTCAACGTCGATGGCGACCCGAACAACGACCGCTTGCCGATCGACAATCGCTGGGTAACCACGGATCCTGACAAGACTTATGCCACCGGCAACAGCTATTCCAAAATGAAGAACTGGGGCATCGGCGGGACGGTAGATTTCGATCTTTCCGACAGCATCTCGCTGAAGTCGATCACCAGCTATCGCAAGATCGATTGGAGCAGCGGACTGGATGCGGACAATGCGCCTATCCGCATCCTGGAATTCGCATTCTCGCTGCGCCAGTGGCAATTCAGTCAGGAATTTCAACTGACGGGGCATGCCTTCGACAAAAAACTAAACTACGTTTTGGGCGCCTATTATTTCAAGGAAAACAATGATCTGAACGACTTCGTGACGTTCAATCAGGGACTTTTGCAGATCGCCGGGCCAAACAAGCTGAAGACCAAAAATTACGCGTTCTTCGGGCAGGTCGATTATCGCCTCAACGATCTGATCGGCATTACCGTGGGCGGGCGCTACACGCACGAAGACAAGGGCATCAATGGTGGTCAGAGCGACCTGAACGGTTTCAACTATAAACTGTTCAACTGCCCGGTTTTCGGCGATCCTTGCTCGACTCCCCTTGGATTTACCAACCCGTCGCAACCGCTGCGCTATTATGTGACGCCAACCCAGAACAAGTCGTTCAGCAACTTCTCGCCCAAGTTCGGGCTTCAGTTGCACCCAGCCGATGACCTCATGATCTATGGGTCATTCGCCAAAGGCTACAAGACCGGCGGCTGGACCACGCGGCTTTCCAACCCGCTGCCTTATGCCCCCAGCTTCGATGAGGAAAAGGCAGAAAGCTTTGAAGTAGGCTTGAAATCGACGCTGCTTGACCGCCGCTTGCAGATCAATGCCGCTGCTTTCACCACCAAGTTCGACGGCATCCAGTTGAACTTCCAGCAGGGCGTATCGCCGACAATCCAGAACGCTGGCACCGCGCGGATCAAGGGCTTTGAAGTTGAACTGACCGTAGCTCCGATCCGAAACTTCTCGGTCGCCACTTCGGTCGGATACACTGATGCCTATTATACCTCCGTGCTGCCCCAGGCGATCGTCGCGCCCAATTCGCATCAGGCAGGTACGGCAATAGGCGTATCATTGCCAAAAACCCCCAAGTGGAAATTTAACGTCAGCCCCCGCTATGAAGTATCTCTGGGCGCGGCGGGATCGCTGCTCCTGCTGGCTGACTACACCCACACGTCATCGCAATGGAATGATACAGAACGCACCCTAACCTTGCTGCGCCCAGCGACCGACCTTCTGAACGCCAGCGCAACCTACAAAGCCATGAATGGCGTGTGGGAACTGACAGCTGGCGGTACCAATATTACCAGCGAGCGCTTTCTGACGTCTGGGGGGACCCAACAAAACGGCGCAGGGATCATCTTTGGAACGCCGAACCGTCCCGCCGAATGGTATCTTCGCTTTGGCATGAAGTTTTAA